In a single window of the Streptomyces sp. HUAS ZL42 genome:
- a CDS encoding enhanced serine sensitivity protein SseB C-terminal domain-containing protein, whose product MSASGTAATGQVEHMLRQVTPGRYDAYEALLRALATPSSGQVWMLLWHGQAGSPDAQYGNMEVDGYGYAPCVTSAQELSASGWNRSYEVVDGVDVARTLYPDHYGLWLNPHAPGGGVGIPWLDLRRIATGLDRQPAGPLRLSEPGIEIPQFYALLAQNAHRTPAVRGLRRAWVQPALGAPYLAIGLDVYDTSPTAVDSVRSMMQQSIGAVPDGLPVSTVAMSDDYDPVVLWMRANARPFYDREAHAPAPAQAPAAGYGYPGPPGAY is encoded by the coding sequence CCGCGACCGGGCAGGTCGAGCACATGCTGCGCCAGGTGACGCCCGGGCGCTACGACGCCTACGAGGCGCTGCTGCGCGCGCTCGCGACGCCGTCCTCCGGCCAGGTCTGGATGCTTCTCTGGCACGGCCAGGCCGGCTCCCCGGACGCCCAGTACGGGAACATGGAGGTCGACGGCTACGGTTACGCCCCCTGTGTCACCTCCGCCCAGGAGCTCTCCGCCAGCGGCTGGAACCGCTCGTACGAGGTGGTCGACGGAGTCGACGTCGCCCGCACCCTGTACCCGGACCACTACGGCCTCTGGCTGAACCCGCACGCCCCGGGTGGCGGCGTCGGCATCCCCTGGCTCGACCTGCGCCGCATCGCGACGGGCCTGGACCGCCAGCCGGCAGGCCCCCTGCGTCTCTCGGAACCCGGTATCGAGATCCCCCAGTTCTACGCCCTGCTCGCGCAGAACGCCCACCGCACCCCGGCGGTCCGCGGGCTGCGCCGCGCCTGGGTGCAGCCGGCGCTCGGCGCGCCGTACCTCGCCATCGGCCTGGACGTGTACGACACCTCGCCGACCGCCGTCGACTCGGTGCGCTCGATGATGCAGCAGTCCATCGGCGCGGTCCCGGACGGTCTGCCCGTGTCGACGGTCGCGATGTCCGACGACTACGACCCGGTCGTGCTGTGGATGCGGGCCAACGCCCGCCCCTTCTACGACCGCGAGGCCCATGCCCCCGCCCCCGCCCAGGCACCGGCGGCCGGGTACGGCTATCCGGGTCCTCCTGGGGCCTACTGA